The following coding sequences lie in one Cloeon dipterum chromosome 1, ieCloDipt1.1, whole genome shotgun sequence genomic window:
- the LOC135935287 gene encoding nascent polypeptide-associated complex subunit alpha, muscle-specific form isoform X3, with protein MVFKEEVVTLFKEYSSYKRVDLMCTLLNMCLPFELRFLGTCLEELGKRDHSQLRESEARANNQADLADATCVADKHTRRILTVYLSLLHSTNQACSNVVFKTLAALADHDFHELVQLLRNADDLPEDNTLEELLLLYTMAHNHPAFSFEQKTLLGEVLLRLQKEEAKVAFPQHKQPAFCLKTGMPSMYMPCTPCTITPDGTGAVAQHFSVPGKSYLLPATAVATGDVSKGLQEMTGPYILTTSMFCSMPPPNMVSPVPPLAGAPSEFAVCQSAPFGLPAMSQPPCPPPDLVTATVNSSYPVNETLSPYASPSASPTRSPDASRSESPVWNTNAGQPTTNYKNCYTSPNHNETSSSSSTCSGGSTGGGTFRSNRSVNHPRNKQSLPNGQKAGDDSIHNMKIEPLRIPGEENLPDMMSGMALGTVNGVADPGRGQRVHSDDKRLWSSPGAPLVPHTGSAGSSQSGTPSPPGTPPQEEQWDSSNYKEEAPSVARWEKGPRGGAGMANPAARYNAHPRGPPMRRNVHMEQKVPDARRQAAAAAQPPLVHSSYILPAAMQHVQGNTTAAYYPQSPFFFPLMTGPAGSGPASYPSFTPNGNLPPPPQPDYMPMQPASQKSPPPFNTVQQQQQQQSQSYLPAKHNSAHYVHSGLYHPMGSSSHKNSCFNCGAIGHRGTDCSDPTMQDFQNKGMYHLDYSSPQSSDASVAPAVVIVGGGGSGSAPPSAAPSLEK; from the exons ATGGTGTTTAAGGAAGAGGTTGTGACGTTGTTTAAGGAGTACAGCAGCTATAAGCGAGTGGACCTGATGTGCACCCTGTTGAACATGTGCCTGCCCTTCGAGCTGCGCTTCCTGGGCACTTGTCTCGAAGAACTGGGAAAGCGGGACCACTCGCAGCTGAGGGAATCGGAGGCGCGCGCTAACAACCAGGCAGACCTGGCCGACGCTACCTGCGTCGCTGACAAGCACACCAGACGCATCCTCACCGTGTACCTGTCGCTGCTGCACTCGACCAACCAGGCGTGCTCGAATGTGGTCTTCAAGACGCTGGCCGCGCTCGCCGACCACGACTTCCACGAGCTCGTGCAGCTGCTGCGCAACGCCGACGACCTGCCTGAGGACAACACCCTCGAGGAGCTGCTTCTCCTCTACACCATGGCCCACAACCACCCTGCCTTCAGCTTCGAGCAGAAGACCCTCCTCGGCGAAGTGCTGCTCCGGCTGCAGAAGGAGGAGGCCAAGGTGGCCTTCCCACAGCACAAGCAGCCAGCCTTTTGCCTCAAGACTGGAATGCCT TCCATGTACATGCCTTGCACACCATGCACCATAACTCCAGATGGCACCGGAGCTGTTGCCCAGCACTTTTCTGTGCCAGGAAAATCCTACCTGCTCCCAGCAACAGCTGTCGCCACAG GTGACGTGAGCAAAGGACTGCAAGAGATGACAGGACCATACATTCTGACCACTTCGATGTTCTGCAGCATGCCGCCGCCGAACATGGTTTCCCCCGTGCCTCCCCTCGCCGGCGCCCCCTCCGAGTTCGCCGTCTGCCAATCGGCGCCCTTTGGACTGCCGGCCATGTCCCAGCCGCCTTGTCCGCCGCCAGACCTAGTCACGGCCACAGTCAACTCCTCTTACCCAGTCAATGAAACCCTCTCTCCCTATGCTTCACCAAGTGCAAGTCCGACACGATCTCCCGACGCCAGCAG GTCTGAATCGCCAGTATGGAACACAAACGCTGGCCAGCCAACGACCAACTACAAAAACTGCTACACTTCCCCCAATCACAATGAAACCAGCAGCTCAAGCAGTACCTGCAGCGGAGGCAGCACTGGGGGCGGCACCTTCCGCAGCAACCGCTCCGTCAACCACCCCCGCAATAAACAAAGTTTACCTAACGGCCAAAAGGCTGGCGACGACTCGATTCACAACATGAAAATCGAGCCA CTGCGGATACCTGGCGAGGAGAACCTACCGGACATGATGTCTGGCATGGCCCTCGGGACCGTCAACGGGGTTGCAGACCCCGGTCGAGGGCAGCGGGTGCACTCAGATGACAAGCGGCTGTGGTCCTCACCAGGGGCGCCTCTAGTCCCGCACACTGGCTCTGCCGGCAGCAGTCAATCTGGGACTCCAAGTCCCCCAGGAACGCCTCCGCAGGAGGAACAGTGGGATAGTAGCAACT ACAAAGAAGAGGCGCCCAGCGTGGCGCGATGGGAGAAGGGTCCAAGGGGCGGGGCCGGCATGGCGAACCCGGCGGCGAGGTACAATGCGCACCCGCGGGGTCCGCCGATGCGGAGGAACGTGCACATGGAGCAGAAGGTGCCGGACGCGCGACGGCAGGCGGCCGCCGCTGCGCAGCCGCCGCTCGTGCACTCGTCGTACATTCTGCCGGCCGCGATGCAGCACGTCCAGGGCAACACCACTGCCGCCTACTACCCT CAGAGTCCCTTCTTCTTTCCGCTGATGACCGGCCCGGCAGGGTCAGGACCAGCCAGCTACCCTTCGTTCACGCCAAACGGCAACCTCCCCCCGCCGCCCCAGCCCGACTACATGCCGATGCAGCCCGCCTCGCAGAAGTCGCCCCCACCCTTCAACaccgtgcagcagcagcagcagcagcagtcacaGTCGTATCTTCCTGCCAAACACAACTCGGCGCACTATGTCCACTCGGGCCTCTACCACCCGATGGGTTCGTCCAGTCACAAGAACTCGTGTTTCAACTGTGGCGCCATCGGCCACAGGGGAACCGACTGCTCAGACCCCACCATGCAGGACTTCCAGAATaagg gcatgtacCACTTAGACTACTCTAGTCCGCAGTCGTCGGACGCGAGTGTCGCGCCGGCCGTTGTGATCGTAGGCGGCGGTGGGAGCGGCAGCGCGCCGCCGTCTGCTGCGCCCAGTCTGGAGAAGTGA
- the LOC135935287 gene encoding atrophin-1 isoform X2, whose translation MVFKEEVVTLFKEYSSYKRVDLMCTLLNMCLPFELRFLGTCLEELGKRDHSQLRESEARANNQADLADATCVADKHTRRILTVYLSLLHSTNQACSNVVFKTLAALADHDFHELVQLLRNADDLPEDNTLEELLLLYTMAHNHPAFSFEQKTLLGEVLLRLQKEEAKVAFPQHKQPAFCLKTGMPSMYMPCTPCTITPDGTGAVAQHFSVPGKSYLLPATAVATGDVSKGLQEMTGPYILTTSMFCSMPPPNMVSPVPPLAGAPSEFAVCQSAPFGLPAMSQPPCPPPDLVTATVNSSYPVNETLSPYASPSASPTRSPDASRSESPVWNTNAGQPTTNYKNCYTSPNHNETSSSSSTCSGGSTGGGTFRSNRSVNHPRNKQSLPNGQKAGDDSIHNMKIEPLRIPGEENLPDMMSGMALGTVNGVADPGRGQRVHSDDKRLWSSPGAPLVPHTGSAGSSQSGTPSPPGTPPQEEQWDSSNYKEEAPSVARWEKGPRGGAGMANPAARYNAHPRGPPMRRNVHMEQKVPDARRQAAAAAQPPLVHSSYILPAAMQHVQGNTTAAYYPLFQQSPFFFPLMTGPAGSGPASYPSFTPNGNLPPPPQPDYMPMQPASQKSPPPFNTVQQQQQQQSQSYLPAKHNSAHYVHSGLYHPMGSSSHKNSCFNCGAIGHRGTDCSDPTMQDFQNKGMYHLDYSSPQSSDASVAPAVVIVGGGGSGSAPPSAAPSLEK comes from the exons ATGGTGTTTAAGGAAGAGGTTGTGACGTTGTTTAAGGAGTACAGCAGCTATAAGCGAGTGGACCTGATGTGCACCCTGTTGAACATGTGCCTGCCCTTCGAGCTGCGCTTCCTGGGCACTTGTCTCGAAGAACTGGGAAAGCGGGACCACTCGCAGCTGAGGGAATCGGAGGCGCGCGCTAACAACCAGGCAGACCTGGCCGACGCTACCTGCGTCGCTGACAAGCACACCAGACGCATCCTCACCGTGTACCTGTCGCTGCTGCACTCGACCAACCAGGCGTGCTCGAATGTGGTCTTCAAGACGCTGGCCGCGCTCGCCGACCACGACTTCCACGAGCTCGTGCAGCTGCTGCGCAACGCCGACGACCTGCCTGAGGACAACACCCTCGAGGAGCTGCTTCTCCTCTACACCATGGCCCACAACCACCCTGCCTTCAGCTTCGAGCAGAAGACCCTCCTCGGCGAAGTGCTGCTCCGGCTGCAGAAGGAGGAGGCCAAGGTGGCCTTCCCACAGCACAAGCAGCCAGCCTTTTGCCTCAAGACTGGAATGCCT TCCATGTACATGCCTTGCACACCATGCACCATAACTCCAGATGGCACCGGAGCTGTTGCCCAGCACTTTTCTGTGCCAGGAAAATCCTACCTGCTCCCAGCAACAGCTGTCGCCACAG GTGACGTGAGCAAAGGACTGCAAGAGATGACAGGACCATACATTCTGACCACTTCGATGTTCTGCAGCATGCCGCCGCCGAACATGGTTTCCCCCGTGCCTCCCCTCGCCGGCGCCCCCTCCGAGTTCGCCGTCTGCCAATCGGCGCCCTTTGGACTGCCGGCCATGTCCCAGCCGCCTTGTCCGCCGCCAGACCTAGTCACGGCCACAGTCAACTCCTCTTACCCAGTCAATGAAACCCTCTCTCCCTATGCTTCACCAAGTGCAAGTCCGACACGATCTCCCGACGCCAGCAG GTCTGAATCGCCAGTATGGAACACAAACGCTGGCCAGCCAACGACCAACTACAAAAACTGCTACACTTCCCCCAATCACAATGAAACCAGCAGCTCAAGCAGTACCTGCAGCGGAGGCAGCACTGGGGGCGGCACCTTCCGCAGCAACCGCTCCGTCAACCACCCCCGCAATAAACAAAGTTTACCTAACGGCCAAAAGGCTGGCGACGACTCGATTCACAACATGAAAATCGAGCCA CTGCGGATACCTGGCGAGGAGAACCTACCGGACATGATGTCTGGCATGGCCCTCGGGACCGTCAACGGGGTTGCAGACCCCGGTCGAGGGCAGCGGGTGCACTCAGATGACAAGCGGCTGTGGTCCTCACCAGGGGCGCCTCTAGTCCCGCACACTGGCTCTGCCGGCAGCAGTCAATCTGGGACTCCAAGTCCCCCAGGAACGCCTCCGCAGGAGGAACAGTGGGATAGTAGCAACT ACAAAGAAGAGGCGCCCAGCGTGGCGCGATGGGAGAAGGGTCCAAGGGGCGGGGCCGGCATGGCGAACCCGGCGGCGAGGTACAATGCGCACCCGCGGGGTCCGCCGATGCGGAGGAACGTGCACATGGAGCAGAAGGTGCCGGACGCGCGACGGCAGGCGGCCGCCGCTGCGCAGCCGCCGCTCGTGCACTCGTCGTACATTCTGCCGGCCGCGATGCAGCACGTCCAGGGCAACACCACTGCCGCCTACTACCCT CTCTTTCAGCAGAGTCCCTTCTTCTTTCCGCTGATGACCGGCCCGGCAGGGTCAGGACCAGCCAGCTACCCTTCGTTCACGCCAAACGGCAACCTCCCCCCGCCGCCCCAGCCCGACTACATGCCGATGCAGCCCGCCTCGCAGAAGTCGCCCCCACCCTTCAACaccgtgcagcagcagcagcagcagcagtcacaGTCGTATCTTCCTGCCAAACACAACTCGGCGCACTATGTCCACTCGGGCCTCTACCACCCGATGGGTTCGTCCAGTCACAAGAACTCGTGTTTCAACTGTGGCGCCATCGGCCACAGGGGAACCGACTGCTCAGACCCCACCATGCAGGACTTCCAGAATaagg gcatgtacCACTTAGACTACTCTAGTCCGCAGTCGTCGGACGCGAGTGTCGCGCCGGCCGTTGTGATCGTAGGCGGCGGTGGGAGCGGCAGCGCGCCGCCGTCTGCTGCGCCCAGTCTGGAGAAGTGA
- the LOC135935287 gene encoding uncharacterized protein LOC135935287 isoform X1 — translation MVFKEEVVTLFKEYSSYKRVDLMCTLLNMCLPFELRFLGTCLEELGKRDHSQLRESEARANNQADLADATCVADKHTRRILTVYLSLLHSTNQACSNVVFKTLAALADHDFHELVQLLRNADDLPEDNTLEELLLLYTMAHNHPAFSFEQKTLLGEVLLRLQKEEAKVAFPQHKQPAFCLKTGMPSMYMPCTPCTITPDGTGAVAQHFSVPGKSYLLPATAVATGDVSKGLQEMTGPYILTTSMFCSMPPPNMVSPVPPLAGAPSEFAVCQSAPFGLPAMSQPPCPPPDLVTATVNSSYPVNETLSPYASPSASPTRSPDASRSESPVWNTNAGQPTTNYKNCYTSPNHNETSSSSSTCSGGSTGGGTFRSNRSVNHPRNKQSLPNGQKAGDDSIHNMKIEPLRIPGEENLPDMMSGMALGTVNGVADPGRGQRVHSDDKRLWSSPGAPLVPHTGSAGSSQSGTPSPPGTPPQEEQWDSSNYKEEAPSVARWEKGPRGGAGMANPAARYNAHPRGPPMRRNVHMEQKVPDARRQAAAAAQPPLVHSSYILPAAMQHVQGNTTAAYYPVNIVSSLMSRPRNSDRKLFQQSPFFFPLMTGPAGSGPASYPSFTPNGNLPPPPQPDYMPMQPASQKSPPPFNTVQQQQQQQSQSYLPAKHNSAHYVHSGLYHPMGSSSHKNSCFNCGAIGHRGTDCSDPTMQDFQNKGMYHLDYSSPQSSDASVAPAVVIVGGGGSGSAPPSAAPSLEK, via the exons ATGGTGTTTAAGGAAGAGGTTGTGACGTTGTTTAAGGAGTACAGCAGCTATAAGCGAGTGGACCTGATGTGCACCCTGTTGAACATGTGCCTGCCCTTCGAGCTGCGCTTCCTGGGCACTTGTCTCGAAGAACTGGGAAAGCGGGACCACTCGCAGCTGAGGGAATCGGAGGCGCGCGCTAACAACCAGGCAGACCTGGCCGACGCTACCTGCGTCGCTGACAAGCACACCAGACGCATCCTCACCGTGTACCTGTCGCTGCTGCACTCGACCAACCAGGCGTGCTCGAATGTGGTCTTCAAGACGCTGGCCGCGCTCGCCGACCACGACTTCCACGAGCTCGTGCAGCTGCTGCGCAACGCCGACGACCTGCCTGAGGACAACACCCTCGAGGAGCTGCTTCTCCTCTACACCATGGCCCACAACCACCCTGCCTTCAGCTTCGAGCAGAAGACCCTCCTCGGCGAAGTGCTGCTCCGGCTGCAGAAGGAGGAGGCCAAGGTGGCCTTCCCACAGCACAAGCAGCCAGCCTTTTGCCTCAAGACTGGAATGCCT TCCATGTACATGCCTTGCACACCATGCACCATAACTCCAGATGGCACCGGAGCTGTTGCCCAGCACTTTTCTGTGCCAGGAAAATCCTACCTGCTCCCAGCAACAGCTGTCGCCACAG GTGACGTGAGCAAAGGACTGCAAGAGATGACAGGACCATACATTCTGACCACTTCGATGTTCTGCAGCATGCCGCCGCCGAACATGGTTTCCCCCGTGCCTCCCCTCGCCGGCGCCCCCTCCGAGTTCGCCGTCTGCCAATCGGCGCCCTTTGGACTGCCGGCCATGTCCCAGCCGCCTTGTCCGCCGCCAGACCTAGTCACGGCCACAGTCAACTCCTCTTACCCAGTCAATGAAACCCTCTCTCCCTATGCTTCACCAAGTGCAAGTCCGACACGATCTCCCGACGCCAGCAG GTCTGAATCGCCAGTATGGAACACAAACGCTGGCCAGCCAACGACCAACTACAAAAACTGCTACACTTCCCCCAATCACAATGAAACCAGCAGCTCAAGCAGTACCTGCAGCGGAGGCAGCACTGGGGGCGGCACCTTCCGCAGCAACCGCTCCGTCAACCACCCCCGCAATAAACAAAGTTTACCTAACGGCCAAAAGGCTGGCGACGACTCGATTCACAACATGAAAATCGAGCCA CTGCGGATACCTGGCGAGGAGAACCTACCGGACATGATGTCTGGCATGGCCCTCGGGACCGTCAACGGGGTTGCAGACCCCGGTCGAGGGCAGCGGGTGCACTCAGATGACAAGCGGCTGTGGTCCTCACCAGGGGCGCCTCTAGTCCCGCACACTGGCTCTGCCGGCAGCAGTCAATCTGGGACTCCAAGTCCCCCAGGAACGCCTCCGCAGGAGGAACAGTGGGATAGTAGCAACT ACAAAGAAGAGGCGCCCAGCGTGGCGCGATGGGAGAAGGGTCCAAGGGGCGGGGCCGGCATGGCGAACCCGGCGGCGAGGTACAATGCGCACCCGCGGGGTCCGCCGATGCGGAGGAACGTGCACATGGAGCAGAAGGTGCCGGACGCGCGACGGCAGGCGGCCGCCGCTGCGCAGCCGCCGCTCGTGCACTCGTCGTACATTCTGCCGGCCGCGATGCAGCACGTCCAGGGCAACACCACTGCCGCCTACTACCCTGTAAATATCGTGAGCAGCTTGATGAGCCGGCCGAGAAATTCTGACCGCAAGCTCTTTCAGCAGAGTCCCTTCTTCTTTCCGCTGATGACCGGCCCGGCAGGGTCAGGACCAGCCAGCTACCCTTCGTTCACGCCAAACGGCAACCTCCCCCCGCCGCCCCAGCCCGACTACATGCCGATGCAGCCCGCCTCGCAGAAGTCGCCCCCACCCTTCAACaccgtgcagcagcagcagcagcagcagtcacaGTCGTATCTTCCTGCCAAACACAACTCGGCGCACTATGTCCACTCGGGCCTCTACCACCCGATGGGTTCGTCCAGTCACAAGAACTCGTGTTTCAACTGTGGCGCCATCGGCCACAGGGGAACCGACTGCTCAGACCCCACCATGCAGGACTTCCAGAATaagg gcatgtacCACTTAGACTACTCTAGTCCGCAGTCGTCGGACGCGAGTGTCGCGCCGGCCGTTGTGATCGTAGGCGGCGGTGGGAGCGGCAGCGCGCCGCCGTCTGCTGCGCCCAGTCTGGAGAAGTGA
- the LOC135935287 gene encoding nascent polypeptide-associated complex subunit alpha, muscle-specific form isoform X4, with the protein MVFKEEVVTLFKEYSSYKRVDLMCTLLNMCLPFELRFLGTCLEELGKRDHSQLRESEARANNQADLADATCVADKHTRRILTVYLSLLHSTNQACSNVVFKTLAALADHDFHELVQLLRNADDLPEDNTLEELLLLYTMAHNHPAFSFEQKTLLGEVLLRLQKEEAKVAFPQHKQPAFCLKTGMPSMYMPCTPCTITPDGTGAVAQHFSVPGKSYLLPATAVATGDVSKGLQEMTGPYILTTSMFCSMPPPNMVSPVPPLAGAPSEFAVCQSAPFGLPAMSQPPCPPPDLVTATVNSSYPVNETLSPYASPSASPTRSPDASRSESPVWNTNAGQPTTNYKNCYTSPNHNETSSSSSTCSGGSTGGGTFRSNRSVNHPRNKQSLPNGQKAGDDSIHNMKIEPLRIPGEENLPDMMSGMALGTVNGVADPGRGQRVHSDDKRLWSSPGAPLVPHTGSAGSSQSGTPSPPGTPPQEEQWDSSNYKEEAPSVARWEKGPRGGAGMANPAARYNAHPRGPPMRRNVHMEQKVPDARRQAAAAAQPPLVHSSYILPAAMQHVQGNTTAAYYPSPFFFPLMTGPAGSGPASYPSFTPNGNLPPPPQPDYMPMQPASQKSPPPFNTVQQQQQQQSQSYLPAKHNSAHYVHSGLYHPMGSSSHKNSCFNCGAIGHRGTDCSDPTMQDFQNKGMYHLDYSSPQSSDASVAPAVVIVGGGGSGSAPPSAAPSLEK; encoded by the exons ATGGTGTTTAAGGAAGAGGTTGTGACGTTGTTTAAGGAGTACAGCAGCTATAAGCGAGTGGACCTGATGTGCACCCTGTTGAACATGTGCCTGCCCTTCGAGCTGCGCTTCCTGGGCACTTGTCTCGAAGAACTGGGAAAGCGGGACCACTCGCAGCTGAGGGAATCGGAGGCGCGCGCTAACAACCAGGCAGACCTGGCCGACGCTACCTGCGTCGCTGACAAGCACACCAGACGCATCCTCACCGTGTACCTGTCGCTGCTGCACTCGACCAACCAGGCGTGCTCGAATGTGGTCTTCAAGACGCTGGCCGCGCTCGCCGACCACGACTTCCACGAGCTCGTGCAGCTGCTGCGCAACGCCGACGACCTGCCTGAGGACAACACCCTCGAGGAGCTGCTTCTCCTCTACACCATGGCCCACAACCACCCTGCCTTCAGCTTCGAGCAGAAGACCCTCCTCGGCGAAGTGCTGCTCCGGCTGCAGAAGGAGGAGGCCAAGGTGGCCTTCCCACAGCACAAGCAGCCAGCCTTTTGCCTCAAGACTGGAATGCCT TCCATGTACATGCCTTGCACACCATGCACCATAACTCCAGATGGCACCGGAGCTGTTGCCCAGCACTTTTCTGTGCCAGGAAAATCCTACCTGCTCCCAGCAACAGCTGTCGCCACAG GTGACGTGAGCAAAGGACTGCAAGAGATGACAGGACCATACATTCTGACCACTTCGATGTTCTGCAGCATGCCGCCGCCGAACATGGTTTCCCCCGTGCCTCCCCTCGCCGGCGCCCCCTCCGAGTTCGCCGTCTGCCAATCGGCGCCCTTTGGACTGCCGGCCATGTCCCAGCCGCCTTGTCCGCCGCCAGACCTAGTCACGGCCACAGTCAACTCCTCTTACCCAGTCAATGAAACCCTCTCTCCCTATGCTTCACCAAGTGCAAGTCCGACACGATCTCCCGACGCCAGCAG GTCTGAATCGCCAGTATGGAACACAAACGCTGGCCAGCCAACGACCAACTACAAAAACTGCTACACTTCCCCCAATCACAATGAAACCAGCAGCTCAAGCAGTACCTGCAGCGGAGGCAGCACTGGGGGCGGCACCTTCCGCAGCAACCGCTCCGTCAACCACCCCCGCAATAAACAAAGTTTACCTAACGGCCAAAAGGCTGGCGACGACTCGATTCACAACATGAAAATCGAGCCA CTGCGGATACCTGGCGAGGAGAACCTACCGGACATGATGTCTGGCATGGCCCTCGGGACCGTCAACGGGGTTGCAGACCCCGGTCGAGGGCAGCGGGTGCACTCAGATGACAAGCGGCTGTGGTCCTCACCAGGGGCGCCTCTAGTCCCGCACACTGGCTCTGCCGGCAGCAGTCAATCTGGGACTCCAAGTCCCCCAGGAACGCCTCCGCAGGAGGAACAGTGGGATAGTAGCAACT ACAAAGAAGAGGCGCCCAGCGTGGCGCGATGGGAGAAGGGTCCAAGGGGCGGGGCCGGCATGGCGAACCCGGCGGCGAGGTACAATGCGCACCCGCGGGGTCCGCCGATGCGGAGGAACGTGCACATGGAGCAGAAGGTGCCGGACGCGCGACGGCAGGCGGCCGCCGCTGCGCAGCCGCCGCTCGTGCACTCGTCGTACATTCTGCCGGCCGCGATGCAGCACGTCCAGGGCAACACCACTGCCGCCTACTACCCT AGTCCCTTCTTCTTTCCGCTGATGACCGGCCCGGCAGGGTCAGGACCAGCCAGCTACCCTTCGTTCACGCCAAACGGCAACCTCCCCCCGCCGCCCCAGCCCGACTACATGCCGATGCAGCCCGCCTCGCAGAAGTCGCCCCCACCCTTCAACaccgtgcagcagcagcagcagcagcagtcacaGTCGTATCTTCCTGCCAAACACAACTCGGCGCACTATGTCCACTCGGGCCTCTACCACCCGATGGGTTCGTCCAGTCACAAGAACTCGTGTTTCAACTGTGGCGCCATCGGCCACAGGGGAACCGACTGCTCAGACCCCACCATGCAGGACTTCCAGAATaagg gcatgtacCACTTAGACTACTCTAGTCCGCAGTCGTCGGACGCGAGTGTCGCGCCGGCCGTTGTGATCGTAGGCGGCGGTGGGAGCGGCAGCGCGCCGCCGTCTGCTGCGCCCAGTCTGGAGAAGTGA